tcccccctccccccaccccttgcTGAACTTAGTTCCTTTTTTTGTGCTTTTCATTAATACTCTGCTCTGAGGTCGTGGTTTGGTTTTCTATACACTGGAGTTGAAAGAAAATAGTCCGAAGGTCTGAAGATGGATTCTCCACCTAAAGTAAACAGCCCAGCATTCCTGTTCTCCTCCTGCCCCAAAGACTAAAGTCTCTGCTAAAATCCCTTTTACAATATAGTACagtacacaaaaaaaataaagcccaaatcaaaaaacaaaaacagaatagaatCCTGGGAGAAGCCAGTCCGAAGGACGTAAACATACAGAGAACGGTGCAACACATGACCGATGGCAATTCTCAAAGCACGGCTACAGATTCCCAAAAGTAGGTGCCATCATGGGATACCCAAGtccacaaaaataatttttaaaaaataaatcttaaaaaaaacacacctgttgattaaatgaataatttgcTCTCAGGTAAATCCATACATTCTCaagttccccccacccccaaagcaGCCCTCGGGTCTCTGTTCTCCTATTGCATGACCAATGGTATTCCTGGAACTCTCTCAAAGCAGCTCTCAGGACCTGGAATCTCATCTTGACAAGGATCGGCACATCCAgtcttagcagcttaaaacatcaTGTTTCCTGGGTTGCCAGGTCCTTGGCTAAATCCACCCATGCCCACGTCAGCAGCCATGCCCCGGGGCCTCATCTGTGGGGGAATCATGATGTTCTGTTGGGGTCCCATCATGCCCTGCATGGACATCATCATGCCTGGAGAGCCCACAGGCCCTGGGTGGGTGTAGAGCCCGGCAGGGCCCCTATCCTTGCCAGGAATCATGCCCACGGCGGCAGCTGGATTGCTCATCAGGGTGGGCTGGCCGGGCATCGTTGATTGTGCTGGTGACATCATCCGGTGGTGGGGTCCCATCATGCCTTGCTGGAGAAAGGCCGGCGGTCTCATTGGGTTGTGGCCTGGCATGGATGGAGCCGTACCCAGAGGGATGTCTGGAGTTCCCACTGGCCCTGGACCTCCCATGCCAGGTAATGCTAGTCCCATTCTGGGGCCTTGCTCGCCCATCATTCCCTGCATGTGCGAAAACCCAGGTCCGGGACCCTGGGGCTGTTTACGGCCTGGGACTTCCCCTCGAGGGAAATACTGCAGTGTCTGGCTGGGCTTCTCCGATGGAATAATGCGGGACAGATCAAATTCAGGGATTCCGGTGGCTCCAGGTCGGATGACCTCTTGCAGATCTGGGTCTGTAAACACTGAAGGCATGCTGTTCCCCAGAACAGTGAAGGAGTCAGGACCCCCTGGGCCTCCAGGCTTGCAAAGTGCTGCATCTGCTGAACTTTGGGGCAGGTTGCTGGGGCGGCCAAGGGGGCCTTCGCCTGGGAAACTCATGGGTCCTGGGAAGTTGCCCTGGCCCCCACTGGGGCCATTGTGAGGGAATGGAACCTGCTGTGGAGGAGACTGTACTGGAGGGAAGCCCTGGGGGAAACCCATCCGTCCTTGAGGTACCATCGGCGGCTCCTGGGACCCATGTCCCATCATAGGATTGTGTGACATCAGGCCAGGCCCCATTGGGACCCCATGAGGAGGTATGTTGGGTCCCATGGCATTCGGAGAGGGCATCTGATTGGAGTGAGAGAGTGGCTGGGTCATTCCCATTGGGCTAAGGGTTGGCATCGGAACCACGGGGTTTGGACCTGAAATTCGAGGATTCTGTGTATTAATGCCCattcctagaaaaataaagatatcaaAGGGATCAACTTAACCAAAagcaacttgaaaaaaaaaatcaaattaaggaACTATCATTGTGCATCTAAAGTGTCGGTACTATGCTAAGAAAACATAACACATAGTCCCTGCCCTCAGTAAGACTACGTTACATTTGGGGACACAAACCAACAGCTCTAAATGGCCATATATTATTATAAATTGTCTGATACAGGAGTGTGTAGAAGATGGCTAGAAAGAAACTCCTGTATGAAAAGTTACAAGTGAATATACAAACGAGTACAGTGGACTTCACTGTAGACACTTAATATAGAAGAAAACAATTTCCCTGAATGACTTAAGTATGGTCCTTTGTGAAGAAAGAGAATTAATCATTCCCACAATTCCAAGAGCAAGAAATAGGCCTTTTTCTAATTGACATTTGGTATGATCATTGTATACGCCCTATAGCGACAGCATTTAAAACTCTGGGTTGTATGACATGTTAAAGACATGGTAACTTTTAACGGAAAAAGAAAGCACACAGGTTCTACTACCATCTTTGGCACATTTCAGTATTTGGTGGTCTTCTTGCTAAATTACCATGGAGTATGGTAGGGCTGGATGGTGCTTGTGCACCACAGAGCGTGTCTAACCTGATTAATTAGGATTACCGATGAATAAATAGCATTCTCTTCGCTAATCCATCACCTTTACCATTCCAGATCAGCTCCTGTTTGTGAGGTTTTGTGCAGAGCTGAAGTAAAGGGGTACAGGATGAGTAGGGAAGGGAGGATTTTTATCACTGCCCCTCCCACCACCGCCAGTCCTAAAGAAGTGCCTTTCTAGGAAATAGGGACTTTCCACTGTCTGAAGGTCTATGGCTGCTTGTGGTGTGAGGCTGTCCTTCCAGGAAAATACTTCAGGACTCAAGATACTCCTATCAGCATGTTCAAAGAAAGTGCTTCCAGTATTGCTCcaggtagacaaaaaaaaaaaaaaaaagatccatgcAGGTACACAGAAGCATCGAAACTATAACGAAACCTGCTTTCTTCTAAGGAAATACTGAGTCAAGCGAATGAAAACTAGTTATCTTGATCTAGTCAAGACACTTTAATTCTACTGAAACTAATGCAGACGGTACATTCAGATGATACTTTTCAACTTGTTGAACTTCCCTGGCTGGAGAGCAATGAGATCTATTTAGGTCTACAGCAACCGAGAAAATATTACAAGGGGTTACTCTCTTGTCTAGTGCTGGCTCAAGAGCCCATGTTCCTGATTTCTTACCTGCCATATTATTCATTGATGGCAAGTTGGGAGAGCGAGCTGGAGGGGAGTCATCATCTGAGCTGGCCACAGTCTTGATGGCATCATGGTATAAGGGAGTAGAACTGGGCATTGCAAACTTGGACATTCGAGACATCATAATAGAGAGTGGGTTCTGGGAAAGGGTCGGCTCTGGAGGCATGGTGTAGGGTGTGCTAGACGGAAGACTTCCAGGGATATTCACAGAGGCAGACTGGCTGGCTGTAGGAGGTGGGGGGCCACCTGGGAGAAGAAAgcaaaatacaacaaaaatggGCAGGGAATTAGATTCCTCTTGAAGGCTACTGGGCCTTATGATTATGAAATAACAAGGCCAGGAATGAGAGAGATGAACAGGACAGTGTTATTAGACCCAGAAGAGGAATCATCAATCTTCTAGTCAAGCTCCGTGTGTGTGCAGAGGGAGACGGCAGAGTGACACGGAGGTGAGGGATCAGCAGACATGAAGACACATACGCAAAGAATGCATTAGAAATATTACTCCAAGcttgggaaagacatggcttacAGGCAACTACGTCACTGAGAAGAATGAAATAAGCAGCTCCCTTTCCCCTGCCAATCACCATTTAGAATCCGACTCAGTTATTAGTATGCCACGCAGCCAGGCCAGCAGTCCGACCCCAGGTACTAACCACATCACCCCATAAGCACTCTTGGTTAATTCCCACAACCAAGATGTTTGAACTAAAAAGGTCTGAGGGGCTGCTCCACTGTAGTGCTTCAGTGACCTGCTACCCAGCAGCGAGAGACACTTTAGCTTGGCAGGATAAATCAACCGTCTTATTCTGATTCTAGTCTTTTCTCAAGTGGAGATGGCACGGACCTAGTATTTACACCTCAGTGATCATCTTCTACTGACCACCTCCGGTCCCATTCACAAAACTACCATCATCAGCAAGGGCCTCTCCTAGGAAGAAAATGCTAACAAATTGTAGCTGATCTACGAGAACAGCAGTCTACCAAGGATAAGGTTTGCTAACTATTTCAAATGGTCCACATGCATTTATGAGAAATAATcaagtctctctgcagcctcccGTCTCTGCTTAGGGTTATACTCAGTCTCTCGACACGAGAGCAGCTCCTTGAAGTGACTGGGTCTAGTATTTAAAGAAGCCACGTTTCTCCACTGTTAAGACATTTTATTTCACCAACACGTGTTCATTCTGCCAATGTGAATTATCCTGTGAGCTGACATGCATTCCCCATTCCCCCTCCTCCTttcagtggccccatgtgacaaacATATTCTGCACCAAGAGCCCATGCATCTTTGCCAGGATTGGACACTTGCTCACAACCCAACAGAAGTACTGACTACACACCTTGCCACAAATATGTCCGTCTCGGCAAAGGCTGCCTTTTCTGGCTGCGCAATCAAGTTAGGACACCGATCTTCTCAGAGTGAACGAATCAGACTGTAGCCATCTTCAGCTACAAGGTGCAAGCGTGAGGGGAAAAGAGCATACTAACCTGACTCTACACTTCCCAGCATGGCTGGGGAGGCCATGGTGAGGGGTGCTTTATGGTTTGGAGGGATCCCGGGACTCTGCAGGGGAGGTTTTGGAGAGGAGGTCCATCCAGGCGATGGGGCAGGAAGTGATGGTGACTTGAGGTGAACAGGCGAAGCAGCAGCAGACCCCAAGACAGGAGGGGACTTAAtggaagcagcagcagctgggCCTGCCAGCATGCCTGCCAGCTGCGATGGAGTCTGGGGGGACTTGAGGTTCCCCGAGGGTGAGCCCAGCATTGGTGACTGGACTTGGCGCATGGTGGGAGACTTCAGAGGGTTAATGCCCGGGGAATGCACCTGGCTGCCTGCCACAGATATATCCAAGGGCTTTCGGCCCAGGCCACGCTGAACTGGAGGAGCTGTGTTGAGGCTTGTGGGGTTATTGGAAGGGTTGAGAGGTAGTGGTGGCATATGACTGAGCCGGCTGTTAGTCCTTTGGTCGGGCCCAATTGGTTCTCTGAGATTCCGCAAGCCACTGTTGCTGCCTGGACCCTGAGACATGGGAAGAAATGGCCTAGGGCCCATGCTATACTCTTGTTGAGGGTGCTCCCCAAATGGCAGGGGCACCATCTTCTGTTGAGCAGGCAGCATCTCTGAGCCACCTGGGCGTAATTTCATCATCTCCTCAGGACCTGCCCCAGCCTCTCTCATCTTCTGAGGTATCATCTGAGAGTTGGATCCCATGCTGACGTTTAAACTGACATCTCCCTTCATGCCACTAGGAACCATCCCAAACTCAAGTTCTCGACCAGGGCCCATCTGTGAGGGCATTCCTTTTGGAAAGTCACCCCGGGAAGGACTCAGAGGGCCCTCAACTGGTATTCGAGGAAAAATGGGATTATTCCCAGGCTCCATATGTCGCTGAGAACCTGGGATCATCCTATTCATTTCCATGCTGGGCCTGATGCTTTCCATACTCATCCCAGCGGGGAGACCCAGCTGTTTCTCTGCTAGCTgctgttgaaacatctcttcaGACAATCCTTGGGGGTTTGGGAAGCGCTCCCCTCGGCCAGGACCACTGAAGACACCCTGGCCAGGAGGAAAGTTTCGACCATCCGGGATTTTTGGCACATCGTCTGGCCAACTAACTCCAGAAAGACCTGGTCTAGATGCCGGGTTGGGGACGTTTGGCCCCTCCAGTTCAGAGCTTATCA
This DNA window, taken from Elephas maximus indicus isolate mEleMax1 chromosome 3, mEleMax1 primary haplotype, whole genome shotgun sequence, encodes the following:
- the BCL9 gene encoding B-cell CLL/lymphoma 9 protein isoform X3; the encoded protein is MHSSNPKVRNSPSGNTQSSPKSKQEVMVRPPTVMSPSGNPQLDSKFSNQECNSADHIKSQDSQHTPHSMTPSNATAPRSSTPSHGQTTAPDSTPAQKTPAKVVYVFSTEMANKAAEAVLKGQVETIVSFHIQNISNSKTERSTAPLNTQISALRNDPKPLPQQPPAPVNQDQNSSQNTRLQPTPPIPAPAPKPAAPPRPLDQDSPGVENKLIPSVGSPASSTPLPPDSTGPNSTPNNRAVTPVSQGSNSSSADPKAPPPPPVSSGEPPTLGENPDGLSQEQLEHRERSLQTLRDIQRMLFPDEKEFTGGQSGGPQQNTGVLDGPQKKPEGPIQAMMAQSQSLGKGPVPRTDVGAPFGPQGHRDVPFPPDEMVPPSMNSQSGPIGPDHLDHMTPEQIAWLKLQQEFYEEKRRKQEQVVVQQCSLQDMMVHQHGPRGVVRGPPPPYQMTPSEAWGPGGAEPFSDGINMPHSLPPRGMAPHPNMPGSQMRLPGFAGMISSELEGPNVPNPASRPGLSGVSWPDDVPKIPDGRNFPPGQGVFSGPGRGERFPNPQGLSEEMFQQQLAEKQLGLPAGMSMESIRPSMEMNRMIPGSQRHMEPGNNPIFPRIPVEGPLSPSRGDFPKGMPSQMGPGRELEFGMVPSGMKGDVSLNVSMGSNSQMIPQKMREAGAGPEEMMKLRPGGSEMLPAQQKMVPLPFGEHPQQEYSMGPRPFLPMSQGPGSNSGLRNLREPIGPDQRTNSRLSHMPPLPLNPSNNPTSLNTAPPVQRGLGRKPLDISVAGSQVHSPGINPLKSPTMRQVQSPMLGSPSGNLKSPQTPSQLAGMLAGPAAAASIKSPPVLGSAAASPVHLKSPSLPAPSPGWTSSPKPPLQSPGIPPNHKAPLTMASPAMLGSVESGGPPPPTASQSASVNIPGSLPSSTPYTMPPEPTLSQNPLSIMMSRMSKFAMPSSTPLYHDAIKTVASSDDDSPPARSPNLPSMNNMAGMGINTQNPRISGPNPVVPMPTLSPMGMTQPLSHSNQMPSPNAMGPNIPPHGVPMGPGLMSHNPMMGHGSQEPPMVPQGRMGFPQGFPPVQSPPQQVPFPHNGPSGGQGNFPGPMSFPGEGPLGRPSNLPQSSADAALCKPGGPGGPDSFTVLGNSMPSVFTDPDLQEVIRPGATGIPEFDLSRIIPSEKPSQTLQYFPRGEVPGRKQPQGPGPGFSHMQGMMGEQGPRMGLALPGMGGPGPVGTPDIPLGTAPSMPGHNPMRPPAFLQQGMMGPHHRMMSPAQSTMPGQPTLMSNPAAAVGMIPGKDRGPAGLYTHPGPVGSPGMMMSMQGMMGPQQNIMIPPQMRPRGMAADVGMGGFSQGPGNPGNMMF
- the BCL9 gene encoding B-cell CLL/lymphoma 9 protein isoform X2, which produces MHSSNPKVRNSPSGNTQSSPKSKQEVMVRPPTVMSPSGNPQLDSKFSNQGKQGGSASQSQPSPCDSKSGGHTPKALPGPGGSMGLKNGAGNGAKGKGKRERSISADSFDQRDPGTPNDDSDVKECNSADHIKSQDSQHTPHSMTPSNATAPRSSTPSHGQTTAPDSTPAQKTPAKVVYVFSTEMANKAAEAVLKGQVETIVSFHIQNISNSKTERSTAPLNTQISALRNDPKPLPQQPPAPVNQDQNSSQNTRLQPTPPIPAPAPKPAAPPRPLDQDSPGVENKLIPSVGSPASSTPLPPDSTGPNSTPNNRAVTPVSQGSNSSSADPKAPPPPPVSSGEPPTLGENPDGLSQEQLEHRERSLQTLRDIQRMLFPDEKEFTGGQSGGPQQNTGVLDGPQKKPEGPIQAMMAQSQSLGKGPVPRTDVGAPFGPQGHRDVPFPPDEMVPPSMNSQSGPIGPDHLDHMTPEQIAWLKLQQEFYEEKRRKQEQVVVQQCSLQDMMVHQHGPRGVVRGPPPPYQMTPSEAWGPGGAEPFSDGINMPHSLPPRGMAPHPNMPGSQMRLPGFAGMISSELEGPNVPNPASRPGLSGVSWPDDVPKIPDGRNFPPGQGVFSGPGRGERFPNPQGLSEEMFQQQLAEKQLGLPAGMSMESIRPSMEMNRMIPGSQRHMEPGNNPIFPRIPVEGPLSPSRGDFPKGMPSQMGPGRELEFGMVPSGMKGDVSLNVSMGSNSQMIPQKMREAGAGPEEMMKLRPGGSEMLPAQQKMVPLPFGEHPQQEYSMGPRPFLPMSQGPGSNSGLRNLREPIGPDQRTNSRLSHMPPLPLNPSNNPTSLNTAPPVQRGLGRKPLDISVAGSQVHSPGINPLKSPTMRQVQSPMLGSPSGNLKSPQTPSQLAGMLAGPAAAASIKSPPVLGSAAASPVHLKSPSLPAPSPGWTSSPKPPLQSPGIPPNHKAPLTMASPAMLGSVESGGPPPPTASQSASVNIPGSLPSSTPYTMPPEPTLSQNPLSIMMSRMSKFAMPSSTPLYHDAIKTVASSDDDSPPARSPNLPSMNNMAGPNPVVPMPTLSPMGMTQPLSHSNQMPSPNAMGPNIPPHGVPMGPGLMSHNPMMGHGSQEPPMVPQGRMGFPQGFPPVQSPPQQVPFPHNGPSGGQGNFPGPMSFPGEGPLGRPSNLPQSSADAALCKPGGPGGPDSFTVLGNSMPSVFTDPDLQEVIRPGATGIPEFDLSRIIPSEKPSQTLQYFPRGEVPGRKQPQGPGPGFSHMQGMMGEQGPRMGLALPGMGGPGPVGTPDIPLGTAPSMPGHNPMRPPAFLQQGMMGPHHRMMSPAQSTMPGQPTLMSNPAAAVGMIPGKDRGPAGLYTHPGPVGSPGMMMSMQGMMGPQQNIMIPPQMRPRGMAADVGMGGFSQGPGNPGNMMF
- the BCL9 gene encoding B-cell CLL/lymphoma 9 protein isoform X1, encoding MHSSNPKVRNSPSGNTQSSPKSKQEVMVRPPTVMSPSGNPQLDSKFSNQGKQGGSASQSQPSPCDSKSGGHTPKALPGPGGSMGLKNGAGNGAKGKGKRERSISADSFDQRDPGTPNDDSDVKECNSADHIKSQDSQHTPHSMTPSNATAPRSSTPSHGQTTAPDSTPAQKTPAKVVYVFSTEMANKAAEAVLKGQVETIVSFHIQNISNSKTERSTAPLNTQISALRNDPKPLPQQPPAPVNQDQNSSQNTRLQPTPPIPAPAPKPAAPPRPLDQDSPGVENKLIPSVGSPASSTPLPPDSTGPNSTPNNRAVTPVSQGSNSSSADPKAPPPPPVSSGEPPTLGENPDGLSQEQLEHRERSLQTLRDIQRMLFPDEKEFTGGQSGGPQQNTGVLDGPQKKPEGPIQAMMAQSQSLGKGPVPRTDVGAPFGPQGHRDVPFPPDEMVPPSMNSQSGPIGPDHLDHMTPEQIAWLKLQQEFYEEKRRKQEQVVVQQCSLQDMMVHQHGPRGVVRGPPPPYQMTPSEAWGPGGAEPFSDGINMPHSLPPRGMAPHPNMPGSQMRLPGFAGMISSELEGPNVPNPASRPGLSGVSWPDDVPKIPDGRNFPPGQGVFSGPGRGERFPNPQGLSEEMFQQQLAEKQLGLPAGMSMESIRPSMEMNRMIPGSQRHMEPGNNPIFPRIPVEGPLSPSRGDFPKGMPSQMGPGRELEFGMVPSGMKGDVSLNVSMGSNSQMIPQKMREAGAGPEEMMKLRPGGSEMLPAQQKMVPLPFGEHPQQEYSMGPRPFLPMSQGPGSNSGLRNLREPIGPDQRTNSRLSHMPPLPLNPSNNPTSLNTAPPVQRGLGRKPLDISVAGSQVHSPGINPLKSPTMRQVQSPMLGSPSGNLKSPQTPSQLAGMLAGPAAAASIKSPPVLGSAAASPVHLKSPSLPAPSPGWTSSPKPPLQSPGIPPNHKAPLTMASPAMLGSVESGGPPPPTASQSASVNIPGSLPSSTPYTMPPEPTLSQNPLSIMMSRMSKFAMPSSTPLYHDAIKTVASSDDDSPPARSPNLPSMNNMAGMGINTQNPRISGPNPVVPMPTLSPMGMTQPLSHSNQMPSPNAMGPNIPPHGVPMGPGLMSHNPMMGHGSQEPPMVPQGRMGFPQGFPPVQSPPQQVPFPHNGPSGGQGNFPGPMSFPGEGPLGRPSNLPQSSADAALCKPGGPGGPDSFTVLGNSMPSVFTDPDLQEVIRPGATGIPEFDLSRIIPSEKPSQTLQYFPRGEVPGRKQPQGPGPGFSHMQGMMGEQGPRMGLALPGMGGPGPVGTPDIPLGTAPSMPGHNPMRPPAFLQQGMMGPHHRMMSPAQSTMPGQPTLMSNPAAAVGMIPGKDRGPAGLYTHPGPVGSPGMMMSMQGMMGPQQNIMIPPQMRPRGMAADVGMGGFSQGPGNPGNMMF